In Zonotrichia albicollis isolate bZonAlb1 chromosome 3, bZonAlb1.hap1, whole genome shotgun sequence, a single window of DNA contains:
- the FKBP1B gene encoding peptidyl-prolyl cis-trans isomerase FKBP1B isoform X1 has protein sequence MCEHGCLPPWLFVTGNADPPLALSRVLLSGRSEARLLVSMCVRRACSITPGTPAPAHAPSPPPLGLRTGTRGAKAGETPAGALRRAPSLQRALPGGWQQHAPHGRACGSDAGGGHLLRKAPLVPAAPGALGAGRADPSPPLPVLPAPAPHWLRALTGSGAALPRGTARTGGPAAPPSGAESRRCRHGGGDRDHLSGRRTDISKEGSDVCGALHRQEFLRRQEHIILLEVKCSHI, from the exons ATGTGCGAGCACGGATGCCTTCCTCCATGGCTCTTTGTGACGGGAAATGCCGACCCTCCGCTCGCACTCAGCCGCGTCCTGCTGTCTGGACGGTCTGAAGCGCGGCTCTTGGTTTCCATGTGTGTCCGGCGCGCCTGCAGCATCACCCCCGGTACCCCCGCTCCCGCACACGCCCCAAGCCCTCCACCGCTCGGGCTCCGCACGGGCACACGGGGGGCAAAGGCCGGCGAGACCCCCGCAGGAGCGCTCCGCCGAGCACCATCGCTACAGCGAGCCCTGCCCGGGGGATGGCAGCAGCATGCCCCGCACGGCCGCGCCTGCGGGAGCGATGCCGGCGGGGGACACCTCCTCCGCAAGGCTCCCCTGGTCCCCGCGGCCCCCGGGGCGCtcggagcggggcgggcggacccctcccctcccctgcccgtgctccccgcccctgccccgcattGGCTGCGGGCGCTGACGGGCAGCGGGGCGgccctgcccaggggcactgccCGCACTGGGGGTCCGGCCGCGCCGCCGAGCGGGGCTGAGTCGCGCCGGTGCCGCCATGGGGGTGGAGATCGAGACCATCTCTCCGGGAGACG GACGGACATTTCCAAAGAAGGGTCAGACGTGTGTGGTGCACTACACAG GCAGGAATTTTTAAGAAGACAGGAGCACATCATACTTTTGGAAGTGAAATGCAGCCATATCTAG
- the FKBP1B gene encoding peptidyl-prolyl cis-trans isomerase FKBP1B isoform X2, with amino-acid sequence MCEHGCLPPWLFVTGNADPPLALSRVLLSGRSEARLLVSMCVRRACSITPGTPAPAHAPSPPPLGLRTGTRGAKAGETPAGALRRAPSLQRALPGGWQQHAPHGRACGSDAGGGHLLRKAPLVPAAPGALGAGRADPSPPLPVLPAPAPHWLRALTGSGAALPRGTARTGGPAAPPSGAESRRCRHGGGDRDHLSGRRTDISKEGSDVCGALHR; translated from the exons ATGTGCGAGCACGGATGCCTTCCTCCATGGCTCTTTGTGACGGGAAATGCCGACCCTCCGCTCGCACTCAGCCGCGTCCTGCTGTCTGGACGGTCTGAAGCGCGGCTCTTGGTTTCCATGTGTGTCCGGCGCGCCTGCAGCATCACCCCCGGTACCCCCGCTCCCGCACACGCCCCAAGCCCTCCACCGCTCGGGCTCCGCACGGGCACACGGGGGGCAAAGGCCGGCGAGACCCCCGCAGGAGCGCTCCGCCGAGCACCATCGCTACAGCGAGCCCTGCCCGGGGGATGGCAGCAGCATGCCCCGCACGGCCGCGCCTGCGGGAGCGATGCCGGCGGGGGACACCTCCTCCGCAAGGCTCCCCTGGTCCCCGCGGCCCCCGGGGCGCtcggagcggggcgggcggacccctcccctcccctgcccgtgctccccgcccctgccccgcattGGCTGCGGGCGCTGACGGGCAGCGGGGCGgccctgcccaggggcactgccCGCACTGGGGGTCCGGCCGCGCCGCCGAGCGGGGCTGAGTCGCGCCGGTGCCGCCATGGGGGTGGAGATCGAGACCATCTCTCCGGGAGACG GACGGACATTTCCAAAGAAGGGTCAGACGTGTGTGGTGCACTACACAG